One Methanomassiliicoccales archaeon genomic window, TGCCACCGCACTCCCTAGTCCCGAAAGGACGTTGTGTTCCTCTGCCGTTACAATAGCGCCAGTCTTGCGTGCCCACTTGAGAACAGTCTCCTCGTCGAGTGGTTTGATGGTGCTCATGTTAATTACAGAGGCAGAAATACCACTCCTAATAAGCTCTTCTCTAGCATCGAGAGCAGCGGCCACCATTTGACCGGTTGCAATGATCGCGAGATCCTCGCCGGCCGCCATTTCGTTGGCCTTTCCGATGGCAAATGGAGTTGCGGGATCCGTTACAACTGGAAAATCAACTCGGCCGAGGCGGACGTAACAAGGTCCCGGCCAATCAACAACTGCATGGATGGCCTTGTACGTTTCTGGAGCATCAGCAGGGACGACGACTGTCATATTAGGCATAGTGCGCATCAGCGCAATATCCTCAGCCGTCTGATGGGAGGCTCCGTCCCCACCCACCGTTATTCCCGCATGCGTTGCGACAATCTTCACATTGAGTTTTGGATAAGCGATTGATTGTCTTATTTGATCCCAGCAACGACCTGTTGCAAAGACGGCAAATGAAGAAGCGAAAACAATCATCCCGCTAGCTGCAAGACCCGCTGCAGTGCCCATCATGTTTTGCTCAGCGATTCCACAATTGAAGAAACGTTCTGGAAATCTGGTCGCAAATTCAACCGTTCGTGTAGAAGAGGACAGATCAGCATCAAGCACCACAACATCACTTCTACGCCCTCCAATCTCAACGAGCGCCTTACCATATTCCTTTCGCTGGCTCGCAAATGGCCTCTTCATATCTCTTCCCCTAGTTCTCTCAACCCGCGCTTCAGCTCCTCTGCATTTGGCGCTTTGCCATGGAACGCAATAGAATTCTCCATAAATGAAACGCCTTTGCCCTTTATTGTATGAGCGATAATGACCGTTGGCGTTTTCTTAATCGTTTTTGCCTCTTCGGATGCGCTTAAAATTTGCCTCATATTGTGGCCATTAATTTCTATTACATGCCACCCAAAAGCCTTCCACTTCTCTGAAAGAGGCTCAATTGACATGACTCGCTCAGTGGATCCGTCGATCTGCAATCCATTTCTGTCGATGAAAACCGTTATGTTATCAATCTTATAGTGAGATGCAAGCATAGCAGCTTCCCATATTTGACCACTTTCAAT contains:
- a CDS encoding transketolase family protein — its product is MKRPFASQRKEYGKALVEIGGRRSDVVVLDADLSSSTRTVEFATRFPERFFNCGIAEQNMMGTAAGLAASGMIVFASSFAVFATGRCWDQIRQSIAYPKLNVKIVATHAGITVGGDGASHQTAEDIALMRTMPNMTVVVPADAPETYKAIHAVVDWPGPCYVRLGRVDFPVVTDPATPFAIGKANEMAAGEDLAIIATGQMVAAALDAREELIRSGISASVINMSTIKPLDEETVLKWARKTGAIVTAEEHNVLSGLGSAVATCLCENYPVPMRRVGIPDTFGESGESEELMVKYGLTSSEIIKAAIDVVGRKRK